From a single Brassica napus cultivar Da-Ae chromosome C9, Da-Ae, whole genome shotgun sequence genomic region:
- the LOC106435855 gene encoding uncharacterized protein LOC106435855 encodes MSSSAVALSVRCCNCRLSILWVLLLICSLPPSLMTALTSDLAQIRFSHKLHWPDLKILRRAPPSSSSWTMTFLPLGMIYSNWIWCERELHTVALHLPLDRSVKLYDSEHHFLFNPVRSPPLEDTLTSLCSPQTLFTYALPGIFSLMSSLLDFDDQRVCLGSMTTLWIRRGNVGVRSFCLNPTPGYSANLAKLIFQEFVIRANRSSLLDLTLLCLPVTAVCVQKPSYLVDSAFLCSSWSRRNIYSKLEGPSMEPCKLGLELQSYLYGAIVGVNPQNSSQSHHQSLPPTRANVITRLNLKWSLPKLEDCSSLGFCLHKSLTKFPHVQGHERSFPHVLLLVGENFTIKTPLHESYFSLDLKTLEYYRFLNRLVSCVMVRMGSEDTTGLMSMRTEVLERPKSQFTVTILKLEELEERYIFLWILLARTFENTSNALSNFLKFVYLSVCCFVWFAFQISERIAHHMSDVALTFVIVLRLSMKNHVDKKKRRGIKENNNKNGAQSHKDLIP; translated from the coding sequence ATGAGTTCTTCCGCCGTCGCTCTGTCCGTAAGATGTTGCAACTGCCGTCTCAGTATCCTCTGGGTCCTGCTTCTCATTTGTAGCCTTCCTCCATCTCTTATGACTGCATTGACATCAGATCTGGCTCAGATTCGTTTTTCACATAAACTCCATTGGCCAGATCTGAAGATTCTGCGACGAGCGCCACCTTCGTCGTCCTCTTGGACGATGACCTTTCTCCCTTTAGGGATGATCTATTCTAACTGGATTTGGTGTGAGCGAGAGCTCCATACAGTTGCTCTTCATCTACCGCTTGACAGATCTGTGAAGCTCTACGACTCAGAACACCACTTCCTTTTCAATCCGGTGAGAAGCCCCCCGCTAGAAGATACACTTACCAGTCTTTGCTCACCGCAAACATTGTTCACATATGCCCTTCCTGGTATTTTCTCTCTCATGTCCAGCTTGTTAGATTTTGATGACCAGCGGGTCTGTTTGGGCTCCATGACAACTCTCTGGATCCGACGCGGTAACGTTGGAGTCCGAAGTTTCTGTTTGAACCCAACTCCTGGTTACTCAGCAAATCTAGCCAAGCTCATATTTCAGGAGTTTGTTATAAGGGCTAACAGATCTTCATTGCTGGATTTAACACTTTTGTGTCTACCTGTCACTGCTGTATGCGTCCAGAAACCATCATATCTCGTAGACTCAGCTTTCTTGTGCTCTTCATGGTCAAGAAGAAATATTTATTCAAAGTTGGAAGGTCCATCAATGGAGCCTTGCAAATTGGGATTAGAACTACAGAGTTATCTCTATGGTGCAATCGTTGGTGTTAACCCACAGAATTCAAGCCAAAGTCATCATCAATCATTACCTCCAACACGTGCAAATGTCATCACAAGATTAAATCTAAAGTGGAGTTTACCAAAGCTTGAAGATTGCAGCTCTTTAGGCTTTTGTTTACATAAAAGCCTAACCAAATTTCCTCATGTCCAGGGCCATGAGAGATCCTTTCCCCATGTCCTCCTCCTTGTAGGAGAGAATTTTACCATCAAAACTCCTCTCCATGAGAGTTATTTTTCTCTGGACTTAAAAACCTTAGAGTATTATCGTTTTCTTAACCGTTTAGTATCTTGTGTAATGGTCCGCATGGGATCGGAAGATACAACGGGACTCATGTCAATGAGAACCGAGGTTTTAGAGCGTCCAAAGTCACAATTTACAGTGACCATTCTCAAGTTAGAAGAGTTAGAAGAGCGATATATCTTTCTATGGATATTACTCGCGCGCACCTTCGAGAATACTTCCAACGCCTTATCAAACTTTCTTAAGTTTGTGTATCTATCTGTATGTTGCTTTGTTTGGTTTGCTTTTCAAATTTCAGAACGGATTGCACATCATATGTCGGATGTTGCATTAACATTTGTAATCGTTTTAAGATTATCAATGAAAAatcatgttgacaaaaaaaaaagacgaggaataaaagaaaataacaataaaaatgggGCACAATCGCATAAAGATCTGATACCTTAG